AATACAGAAACTGGAGAATGCCAAACTGACCCACGTCTCCGCATCAGGACTTATCCGTTGATTGTTGAGGACGAGGAGATCAAAGTTGAGGTAAAGCAGTGAAATCCAATTGTGTATACATAATCCTTTTAGGTATTGTGTTCTGCTTCTGTCTGGTTCTTTTGAACAAATCGTTTTGCGAACCGCAAAAATCCGAGAATAAAATGGTGAAAGACAATACCGAAGATGTTTGGAATGTGTTCTCGGATCTGCACCACACTGACAGGGACAAGTTGCAAACTTACTGGGCGAGCGTGCCCGAGTTTCAGGCGGCGTTGGCTGCCTATCTCAAGGCAAGAATTGATGCAGGCGTTGTTAATGGAAAAACGTCACTCCCACCCAACTTTGTTTGGTACGAGTTCATCTCGAGTTTTCCTGAGCCGTTGCGTGAGGATTTGTATGAGCATGCCCAAAAGGTCTTGGAAAGCAGCCCCGACAATGGGGCCGCCGCAAAATTTGCGGCTATAGTACTCGCCGGAAGCCCGTGGGACCTACCACGTGATGGTTTCTGGGATGTTGTTGAGCAAGCAATAGTGCTGCTGCCAAACGACGTTGAAGTCTGCTATCTGGCTTTTGAAAAGGCTGGTTTTGATTATCTCCACGAAGAAGCCGTTACCGCACTCGAAAGACTCTTTGAACGGCATCAAGCACCCCAAGTACCTATTGTGACATCTCGCTTCCAACGGAACGTGCAGGAAAATGGGCAGCCTGCTTTGTCACAATGGGTATACCGTTTCTGTTATGATTACGAATATGTAACATCAAGGCCTAACGATTTTTATCAACGGCTTGAAGATGACCACCCGCTAAGGGAACGATGGACTACACTGCTCGGCAAGATTCAACAGGTTTTTGAAGAACAGTTAAAACTGACACCTGACGATTGGAATAACACGCGGATGCTCGCTGAAATTCATGAGGTCTTAGGGAATACTGAAGAAGTTCAAGCCGTTTTTCAGAGGTTACAGTTGGTATTGAAAAATCGGTTAAAGCACAATCCGGATGACCGAACTGCTTGGAGCGGTTTAGCTAAAATCCACGAAAAGTTAGGCAACTCCGAACTTGCACACGCGTATCGGGTGAACGCTGATCCCACACTGGCATGGGTGGATAAAGTCTTGCCTGATTTCTCATCTGCTGTTGATTTGGATGGAAAACCTATTTCACTCGCCAACTACCGTGGTAAAGTTGTTTTGCTTGACTTCTGGAGAACGCAGTATACCGACAGGATACCGACACTCGAAACTGTATACGAGAAGTATCATCACAGAGACTTTGACATTATTGGGATAAGTCTTGATGTAGATGAGACGGTGTTGCGCGAATTTATTGAGGAAAATCCGTTGCCGTGGCGACAGATCTTTGACGGCAAGCGGTATGAGGGTCCCTTGGCACAACAGTATGGTGTCCGTAGTATTCCGAGAATGTTTCTCCTTGATCGAGAAGGCAAAGTTATTTCAGCTAATGTAAGAGATATCATGCTTGACAAATTTGTTGCCGAGGAGATAGAACGAGAGATGGATTGATGCCTACCTCCTTGATAGAGATAACACTAAAAATCCGTCCTGATGCCTACCATGAATGAAGTTTTATGAATCGGTTCAAACTGCGAGATTCCATCGGCTGTTTCGACACGGCGGAACCGGTACTCACGGGTAATAATGGTTTCAACCGGCGGATAAATTGCATAGCCAATCTCTAAACGGAATGCCGACTTTTCATTGAGATCAAACAGATCTGCGAAGAAATTCGTCTCATCTCCCTCACCGATGTCACGTTTTGTATAGAGCGCCCGCATCCTAAGCCGCGGCACTAACCCCGATTCTGACACCACCATATAAAATTTGGGTGAGCTATTGTTATAGTCTTCAAATGTTCCAAAGAAGTGGAGGTGTTCCCCCGGCTTCCAGATGAATTGTGAAAAGAAGCCGCGTCTCTGTTCATTGCTCGTTTCGATATCCAAGAAATCGGGCATATCCGGCTCGGGTGCCAGCGATTTTGCCGACTCATACGTATAATCAAAGACAGAAGGGATATATCCTTCGCTAAGGACGCGGTACTCAAGTTTGAAGATGGCTTTAGTAAAAGTAAATCCAACACCAACGGCGTTGCCCCACGTGAATTCTGTTGTTGCTGAGGCTGCTTCTCCACCTATCGGGGCACTTTCTAATCGTCTTGTGGGTTCCTGCTCAGTCGATTCAGTTTCCAACTGTTCTTCTTCAGGTTCTTCGGATATATCCTCCGGTTCTTTGGATAAAGTGTTGAGCACGGCAAAATCATTATAGAGATCAAACCGAAACGTGCTTCTCTCAATAATCGGAAATCCTGCGTCCACGCCTAAGGCAATCAACGGATCTTCTCCAACCTCCTGTGGATTTGGATCGATATCGGTGAGATAGGTACCCCCGAGTTCAAATCGTGTGAGAAAGTTATTATTTTCTGAACGTGGAACCGGTTGATCTTCAAATTGTGTGAGAGCGTTATTATTTTCTGAACGTAGAAATGGTCGATAAAACAATCGCCCCCCGAAGATTAAAGGATTCCCAAGATCATTCACCATTGTTTCAACACCGTATCTGTTATTGGATTTCCTGAGGTTTACGCGTAATCCACGCCGGTCGTAATTAGAATAACCGGACATAATCGAACCGTGTCCAATTGTTAGATAATCCAATTCCCCAAGACGGAAGTAAAACGGGTCGTAAGGTTCTGCGTAACTGACGTACCGGATGAGTCTTAACCATGTGCTTGGACTATTCCATGACTCACCATCTTCGGCGAGGAATTGCGTACCGGTGTCTGTTGCGTAAGGGTTATAGAGTACAACTAAATCTAATCCGATACTGATTTTTCCGAGTGGAATATCCGGTTGTGCTTGAAACTGAATATACGGGCTTGTCCCAATGAAGGTCAGACCGCCCCCGTATAACCCACTTGTCAGGAAGTCGGGTTGTTGCAACGCGGTTAAGCCAGGATCTTCTTCGGCAGGTGTAGGCGTTGGTAGGGTGAGGCGCAAAAATAATATGGCAATTGTTGAAGCCAGGGTTACCTTTCTATAGTGTGTAAGAACCGTATCTCTGTTCATGTAGTAACAATCCTTCCATCTTTCATCTGGATAACGCGATCGGCACTTTGTTTTAAGCCTTCATGGTGTGTCACAATCGCGATAGTAGTTTGGTATTCCCGGCGTAGTTCTTGAATCAAATTCATCAAATTGTCGCTTTGGCGACTGTCTAAGTTGGCAGTAGGTTCATCGGCAAAGATGATTTTTGGGCGGTTGGCGAGCGCACGGGCAAATGAGACGCGCTGTTTTTCGCCACCGGATAGTTGGGCAGGACGATGGTGAAGTCTATCGACTAAACCGACTTGTGTGAGGAGTTCCGTCGCACGGCTTTCGGCTTCATCCGTTTTTGTGCTGGCGATGTCCATAGCAACCATTACGTTTTCAAGGGCGGTGAGGTAGGGTAATAGATGAAACAGTTGGAAGACAAATCCGATCTTCTCGCGGCGGATGACGCTCAGGTCTTCGGACACCGGATCAATCGGTTCGCCATCAATTCGGAGTTCCCCATCGTCTGGCGTTAAGATGCAACCGAGGAGACTGATGAGCGTTGTTTTGCCACAACCGCTGTTCCCCATAATCATTACCAATTCGCTCTCTTCAATTCGGACATCGACTGCGTCAACAGCGAGAACAGTTGCGTCGCCTGTGCCAAAGCGTTTGGTTAAGCCGGTACCTTC
The Candidatus Poribacteria bacterium genome window above contains:
- a CDS encoding redoxin domain-containing protein, which translates into the protein MVKDNTEDVWNVFSDLHHTDRDKLQTYWASVPEFQAALAAYLKARIDAGVVNGKTSLPPNFVWYEFISSFPEPLREDLYEHAQKVLESSPDNGAAAKFAAIVLAGSPWDLPRDGFWDVVEQAIVLLPNDVEVCYLAFEKAGFDYLHEEAVTALERLFERHQAPQVPIVTSRFQRNVQENGQPALSQWVYRFCYDYEYVTSRPNDFYQRLEDDHPLRERWTTLLGKIQQVFEEQLKLTPDDWNNTRMLAEIHEVLGNTEEVQAVFQRLQLVLKNRLKHNPDDRTAWSGLAKIHEKLGNSELAHAYRVNADPTLAWVDKVLPDFSSAVDLDGKPISLANYRGKVVLLDFWRTQYTDRIPTLETVYEKYHHRDFDIIGISLDVDETVLREFIEENPLPWRQIFDGKRYEGPLAQQYGVRSIPRMFLLDREGKVISANVRDIMLDKFVAEEIEREMD
- a CDS encoding ABC transporter ATP-binding protein — translated: MAAIVEGTGLTKRFGTGDATVLAVDAVDVRIEESELVMIMGNSGCGKTTLISLLGCILTPDDGELRIDGEPIDPVSEDLSVIRREKIGFVFQLFHLLPYLTALENVMVAMDIASTKTDEAESRATELLTQVGLVDRLHHRPAQLSGGEKQRVSFARALANRPKIIFADEPTANLDSRQSDNLMNLIQELRREYQTTIAIVTHHEGLKQSADRVIQMKDGRIVTT